A window of Halomonas sp. GFAJ-1 contains these coding sequences:
- a CDS encoding porin, producing the protein MKKTLLATAIIGALGASAAAQAATVYDQDGTRLDVYGRIAMGIEGGGVPANDGASTSAEFRDVFSRLGLRMSQDVTSDLTAFGHVEWRFQADGGDNRFNAFTETRQSYIGLESNQFGTIQGGNFDSFYNSFVSLPFDVYLNQGLEFQGHPKQSRGDSIGYYTPDLNGFTAALQLKHYSDRGEDLDRDSTVVAAQGGVRYQEGPVTVGLGFIEDVERGEGTGEMIYGLIGSYAIDDQLTLRAGFETQDRNDDPNTAARLAADDRDNGFDSYGLGLTYTTGPWAFNADVYHIDRRGADDSNSWAAGAYYKVSSNFDVFAELYDGDAPSTRDAQIRDFSDDVYWLTGARYLF; encoded by the coding sequence ATGAAAAAGACACTTTTAGCGACTGCTATCATTGGCGCCCTCGGCGCTTCTGCTGCCGCTCAAGCAGCTACCGTATACGACCAAGACGGCACCCGTCTGGACGTTTACGGTCGTATCGCAATGGGTATTGAAGGTGGCGGCGTACCTGCCAATGACGGCGCAAGCACAAGCGCAGAGTTTCGCGACGTGTTTTCTCGTCTTGGCTTGCGTATGAGTCAGGATGTAACGTCAGATTTGACTGCCTTCGGTCACGTTGAGTGGCGCTTCCAGGCTGATGGTGGTGACAACCGCTTCAACGCATTTACTGAAACTCGTCAAAGCTATATCGGCTTGGAAAGTAACCAGTTTGGTACTATCCAGGGCGGTAACTTTGATAGCTTTTATAATTCATTTGTTTCCCTACCCTTCGATGTTTATCTGAACCAGGGTTTAGAGTTTCAAGGTCATCCGAAGCAGTCCCGTGGCGACTCTATTGGTTACTACACGCCTGATCTGAATGGTTTCACTGCTGCTCTGCAGTTGAAGCACTACAGTGACCGTGGTGAAGATCTAGACCGTGATAGCACTGTCGTTGCTGCACAGGGTGGTGTTCGTTATCAGGAAGGCCCTGTGACTGTTGGTCTAGGCTTTATTGAAGATGTTGAGCGTGGCGAAGGCACCGGTGAAATGATTTACGGCCTGATCGGTTCTTATGCTATTGATGATCAGTTAACATTACGTGCCGGTTTTGAAACCCAAGATCGTAATGATGATCCCAATACTGCTGCTCGTTTAGCCGCCGATGATAGAGATAATGGTTTTGACTCTTACGGTTTAGGTCTAACATATACGACTGGGCCGTGGGCGTTTAACGCTGATGTGTATCATATTGATCGTCGTGGTGCTGACGACAGTAATTCATGGGCAGCTGGTGCATACTACAAAGTTTCTAGTAACTTTGATGTGTTCGCAGAGCTATATGATGGTGATGCTCCTTCGACTCGCGACGCTCAAATCCGCGACTTTTCTGACGATGTTTACTGGCTGACGGGTGCTCGTTACCTGTTCTAA
- a CDS encoding lipopolysaccharide biosynthesis protein, whose translation MLLVDFVVLLIKQWKIMLASVVCIMLLTLIALWLKPVKYGFVTVYAIASYETLEGNRVGLEKPEEVIAKLDNVFIDQQRRQLLQDDEITGITFDVDVSNPRNTLLLRISSDAETAYRPVVEQFHEGLVASIQEDQHQLVESLTERLNEQYEAYSQALEAARESNSEAARELQVTFFEKMLQLERRIESINPGDSTQFALQSLEPAGIGKKFILAIGIIVALLLTPLVAVFSVFVKQVAVAYRRAK comes from the coding sequence ATGTTGCTGGTTGACTTCGTGGTTTTGCTGATAAAACAGTGGAAAATCATGCTTGCAAGTGTGGTTTGCATAATGCTCTTAACACTGATTGCGCTATGGCTGAAGCCAGTAAAGTATGGGTTTGTCACGGTGTACGCTATTGCTTCTTATGAAACACTGGAAGGAAATCGTGTGGGGCTTGAAAAGCCCGAAGAGGTCATCGCAAAATTAGATAATGTTTTTATTGACCAGCAGCGTAGGCAGCTTTTACAAGACGATGAAATCACTGGTATTACTTTTGATGTCGATGTGTCTAACCCTAGAAACACCCTGTTGCTTCGCATAAGTAGTGACGCGGAGACAGCATATCGGCCTGTTGTTGAACAATTTCACGAAGGCTTAGTCGCCTCCATTCAGGAAGATCAGCATCAGCTGGTTGAAAGCTTAACAGAGAGACTAAATGAACAGTACGAAGCTTACTCTCAAGCGTTAGAAGCAGCACGTGAGTCAAACAGTGAAGCTGCACGCGAATTACAGGTTACTTTTTTTGAGAAAATGCTCCAGCTCGAGCGTCGTATTGAAAGTATTAACCCCGGTGACTCAACCCAGTTCGCGTTACAATCCCTTGAGCCAGCGGGTATTGGTAAAAAGTTTATCTTAGCGATTGGTATAATAGTAGCTTTGCTGTTGACTCCGTTAGTGGCGGTGTTCAGTGTTTTTGTAAAACAAGTAGCTGTTGCTTATCGGCGTGCCAAGTAA
- a CDS encoding UDP-glucose 6-dehydrogenase, which yields MNVTVFGTGYVGLVQGAVLADVGHNVVCVDVDAEKVARLEQGIIPIYEPGLETLVAENHATGRLTFTTNAEEGVKHGDVQFIAVGTPPDEDGSADLQYVLKVAETIATHMQKSVVIVNKSTVPVGTANKVTSKVADVLTKRGVDFLFDVVSNPEFLKEGSAVADCKKPDRIIIGTNNSDTIEIMRELYAPFNRNHDKMITMDVHSAELTKYAANCMLATKISFMNEMANLAERLGADIEMVRQGIGSDPRIGYHFIYPGAGYGGSCFPKDVQALIRTAEGIAFDAKVLKAVEERNQLQKNSLFEKISRHFGNQLEGKVVALWGLAFKPNTDDMREAPSRVVMESLWQAGAKVKAYDPEAMEEAQRIYGNRNDLTLCGTKEAALKNADALIIVTDWQSFKAPDFDLIKATLSQPVIFDGRNLFDPSRMLKKGIKYYGVGR from the coding sequence ATGAATGTAACCGTGTTCGGAACAGGCTATGTCGGGCTGGTGCAAGGCGCCGTTCTTGCTGACGTAGGTCATAACGTAGTGTGCGTTGACGTAGATGCTGAAAAAGTCGCACGCTTGGAGCAGGGCATCATTCCTATCTATGAGCCAGGGTTAGAGACACTCGTTGCTGAAAACCATGCGACAGGAAGGTTGACGTTTACCACCAACGCAGAAGAAGGTGTTAAGCATGGTGATGTGCAGTTTATTGCAGTAGGGACTCCTCCTGACGAAGATGGCAGCGCTGATCTTCAATACGTATTAAAAGTGGCTGAAACTATTGCCACTCACATGCAAAAATCAGTAGTGATAGTAAATAAGTCCACAGTGCCAGTTGGTACTGCTAACAAAGTAACCTCTAAAGTAGCTGACGTGTTAACTAAGCGTGGCGTTGATTTTTTGTTTGATGTCGTCTCAAACCCTGAGTTTTTGAAGGAGGGGAGCGCTGTTGCTGACTGCAAAAAACCTGATCGCATTATTATTGGTACCAATAATAGCGACACTATTGAGATCATGCGGGAGCTTTACGCTCCGTTTAATCGCAACCATGACAAAATGATTACCATGGATGTTCATAGTGCTGAGCTAACTAAGTATGCGGCTAACTGTATGTTAGCTACTAAAATCAGCTTCATGAACGAAATGGCTAACCTGGCTGAACGACTAGGTGCTGATATTGAAATGGTTCGGCAAGGAATCGGCAGCGATCCACGCATTGGGTACCATTTTATTTATCCTGGCGCAGGTTACGGTGGTTCTTGTTTTCCTAAAGACGTTCAGGCACTTATTCGTACAGCGGAAGGTATTGCCTTTGATGCAAAAGTGCTTAAAGCAGTAGAAGAGCGCAATCAGCTGCAAAAAAATTCGTTGTTTGAAAAAATTAGCCGACATTTTGGTAACCAGTTGGAAGGCAAGGTAGTCGCTTTGTGGGGGCTTGCCTTTAAGCCCAATACTGACGATATGCGTGAAGCGCCTAGCCGCGTGGTGATGGAGTCGTTATGGCAAGCAGGAGCTAAAGTAAAAGCGTATGACCCCGAAGCGATGGAAGAAGCACAGCGCATTTATGGGAATCGTAATGATTTAACGCTATGTGGTACTAAAGAGGCGGCGCTTAAAAATGCTGATGCTCTCATTATTGTCACTGATTGGCAGTCCTTTAAAGCGCCCGATTTTGACTTGATTAAAGCAACGCTTTCTCAGCCGGTTATTTTTGATGGCCGTAATTTATTTGATCCTTCTCGCATGCTGAAAAAGGGAATTAAATATTATGGTGTTGGCCGATAA
- a CDS encoding GlcNAc transferase, translating into MKQLLLWTNLYPTKQAPHYGTFVKSTEQAWRQALGDENVQLVAIREKPTGKFSKIKLYAGLLTRCVLSLRNKPVGTLLEVHYPVYFLPLLYLLSLVKPKHFYLVLRFHGTDLVQITSSRLFRSCFHRLKGNVDLCVAPSEHFRHQINTHLDFPLSHIVKVYPDSVGEHFVARPTMSSVTQSDMFTVGCVSRLEAGKNCQSLLEAFAKLAIPNKRLILVGEGSQRTVLERAAEQLGIASSTTFTGALPREQLPNILTGFSVFVFPSVSESFGLVAVEALACGIPVIANAKLHASKEYIQEGKNGFFYEDGVEGLVAALEAFYAQSEDKRALLREQASKVREQFSDQQVFSQGVSTILRKQQSD; encoded by the coding sequence ATGAAACAGCTGCTTTTATGGACCAATCTTTACCCTACAAAGCAAGCTCCTCACTATGGCACCTTTGTAAAATCGACTGAGCAAGCATGGCGTCAGGCGCTGGGTGACGAAAACGTCCAGCTTGTCGCGATTCGTGAAAAGCCTACCGGCAAATTCAGCAAGATTAAGCTATATGCAGGTTTGCTTACTCGGTGTGTTCTTTCGTTACGCAATAAACCCGTCGGGACTCTGTTGGAAGTTCACTACCCGGTATATTTTTTGCCACTGCTGTATTTGCTATCACTAGTTAAGCCCAAGCATTTTTATCTGGTGCTGCGCTTTCATGGTACCGATCTCGTACAAATCACGAGTTCGCGGCTATTTCGTTCTTGTTTTCATCGGCTAAAGGGCAATGTAGATCTGTGTGTGGCACCTTCAGAACATTTTCGCCACCAGATCAACACACATTTGGACTTTCCCTTATCACATATCGTTAAAGTGTACCCTGATAGCGTAGGGGAGCACTTCGTTGCACGGCCGACTATGTCATCAGTGACGCAGTCAGATATGTTCACTGTAGGCTGTGTGTCACGCCTAGAGGCGGGTAAAAACTGCCAATCGCTGCTGGAAGCATTTGCTAAGCTCGCTATCCCAAATAAGCGCCTAATCTTGGTTGGGGAGGGTTCTCAGCGAACTGTGTTGGAACGGGCAGCAGAACAATTAGGGATTGCATCTTCAACGACATTCACTGGGGCGCTTCCTAGAGAGCAGTTGCCAAACATTTTGACGGGTTTCTCCGTGTTTGTATTTCCATCGGTTAGCGAGAGCTTCGGTTTGGTCGCTGTAGAGGCACTGGCCTGTGGGATTCCCGTAATTGCGAACGCGAAGCTGCATGCATCGAAGGAGTATATTCAAGAGGGCAAGAACGGCTTCTTTTATGAGGATGGAGTAGAGGGCCTGGTCGCAGCACTCGAAGCGTTTTATGCCCAATCTGAAGATAAACGTGCTCTTCTCCGCGAGCAGGCAAGCAAGGTGCGCGAACAGTTTAGTGACCAGCAAGTATTCTCCCAAGGGGTGAGTACTATTTTGAGAAAGCAGCAAAGCGATTGA
- a CDS encoding oligosaccharide biosynthesis protein Alg14: MKILLVGSFGGHFIQLKRLYGQIVENVDQNSVSFTFASTEQGLIVNEAPTLFCPNIHRGSRIKDLISAVRRTYAVLKIAKPDTVISTGALPGLLLCFIAKLMGKQVIWVDSMANYQQLSFSGKLARFFCDICLTQWEHLAANDKRVSYWGKVL; this comes from the coding sequence ATGAAAATTCTGTTAGTGGGATCTTTCGGAGGTCACTTCATACAGCTAAAGCGGCTTTATGGGCAAATAGTAGAGAATGTGGATCAGAACAGCGTCTCGTTTACCTTTGCTAGCACTGAACAGGGCTTAATAGTAAACGAAGCCCCCACCCTTTTTTGCCCCAATATACACCGTGGCAGTCGCATAAAAGACCTGATCTCTGCTGTCCGTAGAACGTATGCCGTGTTGAAAATCGCTAAACCAGATACCGTCATTTCTACTGGCGCGCTGCCTGGCTTACTCCTCTGCTTTATCGCTAAGCTTATGGGCAAACAAGTGATCTGGGTCGATAGCATGGCCAACTACCAGCAGCTCTCCTTTTCTGGAAAGTTAGCGCGGTTTTTTTGCGATATCTGTCTCACCCAGTGGGAGCATTTGGCGGCTAATGACAAGCGCGTCAGCTACTGGGGAAAAGTCCTATGA
- a CDS encoding transposase encodes MALNPFDQALFVFGNRQRDKVKLLFRERNGFVVWYKRLERERFKWPTHLKDETVTLTGQELNWLLDGYNLKAMQPHKALDFQRVG; translated from the coding sequence ATGGCCTTGAACCCGTTTGATCAAGCGCTGTTCGTGTTCGGTAATCGCCAGCGCGATAAAGTGAAACTGCTGTTCAGGGAACGTAACGGCTTTGTTGTGTGGTACAAGCGCTTGGAGCGTGAGCGGTTTAAATGGCCCACGCACCTGAAGGACGAGACCGTAACGTTAACGGGTCAAGAGCTTAACTGGTTGCTGGATGGCTATAATTTAAAGGCCATGCAGCCTCACAAAGCATTGGATTTTCAGCGGGTTGGATAG
- a CDS encoding ligase, with the protein MTLFTHFSTKKVASFPNQFTSIAVFLLSAACLVVPSGYSIGAVMLFIAGVGMIIARRLPVLTKQDTWVIAALLAYAVVNMLEAWLDGQGSSGLDRPIRFILAIPALLWVLRYPPKLAYLWGGIAVGAITAGSWSGWQKLVEGVERAQGHTQVIQFGNLSMLLGVLCIAGLGWAATQRRCGIWLALLLLGAAGGMLGSLFSGSRGGWVGFPIVLLVLYRAYGNQLSVKLKIATLVAVVVGGATVYAVPQMGVQERIHHGFSDVAQYISGENRSTSVGARFDMWRGAALLIKEKPLTGWGSNGYADAMSAFGEAGVISDEAAQYGHAHNEFIDALAKRGLLGLVVLLTLYFVPLRLFARHLKAKHLGTRALATAGVLLPVTFMDFGLTQVFMGHNSGVMMYAFLLVTLWGTYNAARPHPCRTEQTG; encoded by the coding sequence ATGACGTTGTTCACCCATTTCTCTACTAAAAAAGTTGCTTCCTTTCCGAATCAATTTACGAGTATCGCTGTTTTTTTATTGTCAGCGGCATGCTTGGTGGTGCCTAGCGGTTACTCCATCGGTGCAGTGATGCTGTTTATCGCTGGTGTGGGGATGATCATCGCACGTCGGCTGCCTGTACTAACCAAACAAGACACCTGGGTAATTGCTGCGCTACTCGCTTATGCAGTGGTGAACATGCTTGAAGCTTGGCTGGATGGACAGGGAAGCAGTGGGCTTGATAGACCCATTCGTTTTATTCTAGCAATTCCTGCCTTGTTATGGGTGCTGCGCTACCCACCCAAGCTGGCTTATCTATGGGGCGGTATAGCAGTTGGAGCTATAACTGCAGGCAGTTGGAGTGGCTGGCAAAAGTTAGTCGAAGGCGTGGAACGTGCCCAAGGCCACACTCAAGTGATTCAGTTTGGCAACTTAAGTATGCTGCTAGGTGTGCTCTGTATAGCGGGACTTGGTTGGGCCGCTACTCAGCGACGTTGTGGTATATGGCTGGCATTGCTGCTGCTAGGGGCAGCTGGTGGCATGTTGGGCTCACTGTTTTCAGGCAGCCGAGGAGGGTGGGTCGGGTTTCCGATTGTACTGTTAGTGCTATATCGGGCCTACGGTAATCAGCTTTCGGTTAAGCTGAAAATAGCGACGTTAGTTGCCGTGGTGGTCGGTGGTGCTACGGTGTATGCGGTACCGCAGATGGGAGTCCAGGAGCGTATCCATCACGGCTTCAGCGATGTTGCGCAATATATTTCTGGGGAAAACCGCTCTACCTCGGTAGGTGCACGGTTTGATATGTGGCGTGGTGCTGCTCTACTTATTAAAGAAAAACCACTTACCGGTTGGGGAAGTAATGGCTATGCCGATGCCATGTCCGCTTTTGGAGAGGCCGGTGTGATCAGTGATGAAGCCGCCCAATACGGTCATGCGCATAATGAGTTTATTGATGCGCTTGCCAAACGAGGCCTGCTCGGGTTGGTAGTGCTGTTAACGCTTTACTTTGTGCCTCTGCGCTTATTTGCCCGTCACCTCAAAGCTAAACACCTTGGCACTCGGGCGCTAGCAACTGCTGGTGTGCTGCTGCCTGTCACATTTATGGATTTTGGTTTAACTCAGGTATTCATGGGGCATAACAGCGGGGTGATGATGTACGCCTTTTTGCTGGTAACACTATGGGGTACCTACAATGCTGCTCGGCCACATCCCTGCAGGACTGAGCAAACCGGTTAG
- a CDS encoding glycosyl transferase family 28: protein MIFITVGTQLPFDRLLETFAEWRDTSGYIGEVVAQVGESSEFTHPHMKVFKTLSSDEYYQWFCQAQGIVSHAGMGSILSCLDHGKRGVFLPRQYALAEHRNDHQLDTAKAFTGRFPTLSFCSNKQAFFTALDELINPDAAYQLSGQKSQNNELGRHIAEHLGIKGRKL from the coding sequence ATGATTTTTATCACTGTCGGTACCCAGTTGCCGTTTGATCGCTTGTTGGAAACTTTTGCAGAATGGCGCGATACCAGCGGCTACATAGGGGAGGTGGTTGCTCAGGTGGGTGAAAGTAGCGAGTTTACCCACCCACATATGAAAGTATTCAAAACGCTCTCAAGTGACGAGTATTACCAATGGTTTTGCCAAGCGCAGGGTATTGTTTCGCATGCAGGAATGGGCAGTATTTTATCGTGCCTAGATCATGGCAAGCGAGGCGTATTTCTACCGCGCCAATATGCACTAGCTGAACACCGCAACGATCATCAGCTGGATACTGCCAAGGCATTTACGGGCCGGTTCCCAACACTCTCGTTTTGTTCCAATAAGCAGGCATTTTTTACCGCCCTTGATGAACTGATAAACCCTGATGCGGCCTACCAGCTTTCAGGCCAGAAAAGCCAAAATAATGAGCTAGGGCGTCATATTGCTGAACATCTTGGTATTAAGGGCCGCAAGCTATGA
- a CDS encoding undecaprenyl-phosphate glucose phosphotransferase has translation MGKPKTMTFSERFPPQVVFPFFDVLAIFVGGWLAYWVRFSSLQPHERYVLALICIGLLVLVINSMSGSYRRWRITPVAQMLGKLLLVWAAVGITAASLIFFSHAADRYSRLWIGLTLAISFLFAGGARTLVQLGLQHVRLRGGARRPVFLIGPATNVLSVAEGIRSAAWEGHSIAGVERIKGTVSDECIARIVRRISRSKAREVWICVPFEMGQTVRALFYALRNHTAEVRFIPAFEDMHLLNHRMSEVAGHYAIDLSVSPMSGMSRFVKRSEDIIIGSLISIMILPVCLAIVLAIKFTSPGPILFKQYREGSNGRRFRVYKFRSMHVHQEEVGSVTQASRHDPRVTRVGAFLRRTSLDELPQFYNVLQGRMSIVGPRPHALAHNEQYKELVESYMRRHKVKPGITGWAQVNGLRGETDTLQKMQRRVEYDLWYIDNWSLWLDLKIIVLTVFKGFINKNAY, from the coding sequence ATGGGTAAGCCAAAAACGATGACGTTTTCTGAGCGTTTCCCTCCGCAGGTGGTATTTCCCTTTTTTGATGTGCTCGCCATTTTTGTTGGCGGCTGGTTAGCGTACTGGGTACGGTTTAGTTCGCTTCAACCTCATGAGCGCTATGTGCTCGCCTTAATTTGCATTGGCCTTCTAGTGCTGGTGATTAATAGCATGTCTGGTAGTTACCGTCGCTGGCGAATTACACCGGTAGCGCAAATGTTGGGTAAGTTGTTATTAGTGTGGGCAGCAGTGGGTATCACTGCTGCATCTTTGATCTTTTTTTCCCATGCCGCTGATCGCTATTCCCGGTTATGGATTGGCTTAACTCTAGCAATATCGTTTCTATTTGCAGGAGGGGCGCGCACGCTGGTGCAGCTTGGCTTACAGCATGTGCGCTTGCGGGGAGGCGCAAGACGGCCGGTTTTTTTGATTGGTCCAGCGACCAACGTACTCAGCGTTGCAGAAGGTATCCGCAGTGCCGCCTGGGAAGGGCACAGCATCGCGGGTGTCGAACGTATTAAAGGTACAGTTAGCGATGAGTGTATCGCGCGTATTGTCCGGCGAATTAGCCGCTCTAAGGCGCGAGAGGTTTGGATCTGTGTTCCCTTTGAAATGGGCCAAACGGTTCGAGCGCTGTTTTATGCACTCCGCAACCACACGGCAGAAGTGCGCTTCATTCCCGCGTTTGAGGATATGCATTTACTTAACCACCGCATGAGCGAGGTGGCAGGGCACTATGCTATAGACCTAAGTGTGTCACCTATGAGCGGTATGTCTCGTTTTGTTAAGCGTAGCGAAGATATCATCATTGGTTCGCTTATCTCCATTATGATCCTACCGGTATGCTTAGCGATTGTGCTGGCCATCAAGTTCACCTCGCCAGGGCCTATTCTGTTTAAACAGTATCGAGAAGGATCGAATGGTCGACGGTTCAGGGTCTATAAGTTTCGCTCAATGCATGTGCATCAAGAAGAGGTAGGTAGCGTCACCCAGGCAAGCAGGCATGACCCCCGGGTTACTCGCGTAGGGGCATTTTTGAGGCGCACTTCGTTAGATGAGCTGCCGCAATTCTACAATGTACTCCAAGGTCGCATGTCGATTGTCGGCCCACGCCCGCACGCGCTTGCGCATAACGAGCAGTACAAAGAGCTGGTTGAGTCCTACATGCGCCGCCATAAAGTGAAGCCAGGTATTACTGGTTGGGCGCAGGTTAATGGTCTACGTGGGGAAACAGATACGCTACAAAAAATGCAGCGTCGAGTAGAGTATGATCTGTGGTACATAGACAACTGGTCGCTTTGGTTGGACTTAAAGATCATCGTGCTGACTGTATTCAAAGGTTTTATTAATAAAAATGCCTATTAA